In the genome of Vicia villosa cultivar HV-30 ecotype Madison, WI linkage group LG7, Vvil1.0, whole genome shotgun sequence, one region contains:
- the LOC131618685 gene encoding uncharacterized protein LOC131618685 codes for MIYGLRNNRNNVIWNNEREEGTKLGVQAYYNWHDWYMVQEETNGEHGQIPQATWTPPSVGKVKCNVNAGFHNHLGTTNRGWCVRDHFGRFIVAGMAWNIGILSVIEAESMALKEVIRAAICMQLDNVIFESDFQRVIHVIHSNFYGSFGFSLIILAIKSLLLCSPNFEVKFIKRQVNSVVHLLAKATNS; via the coding sequence ATGATTTATGGGCTAAGGAACAATAGAAACAATGTGATTTGGAATAATGAACGGGAAGAAGGAACAAAGTTGGGTGTACAAGCTTATTATAATTGGCATGATTGGTATATGGTTCAAGAAGAAACTAATGGAGAGCATGGTCAAATTCCTCAAGCAACCTGGACGCCTCCGAGTGTAGGGAAGGTGAAGTGTAACGTTAATGCAGGCTTTCATAATCATTTGGGAACTACGAATAGGGGCTGGTGCGTTAGAGATCATTTTGGTAGATTCATTGTTGCAGGTATGGCTTGGAATATTGGTATTCTCTCCGTCATTGAAGCAGAATCAATGGCTTTAAAGGAGGTTATTCGAGCAGCTATATGTATGCAGCTCGATAATGTGATTTTCGAGAGTGATTTTCAACGGGTGATTCATGTTATTCACTCTAATTTTTATGGTAGCTTTGGATTTAGTTTAATCATCTTGGCTATTAAGAGTTTGTTACTTTGTTCTCCTAACTTTGAGGTGAAGTTTATTAAACGCCAAGTGAATTCGGTTGTTCATTTACTAGCAAAAGCGACCAACTCTTGA
- the LOC131616975 gene encoding uncharacterized protein LOC131616975, with amino-acid sequence MAGLSFFLILVASICTTTIASTPPAEMKYLHKCAEAMGTECGKQVYNKIFTSNVTEVTEDCCYKVLQTGYYCHTKMSLFILQTNPRYKNEEWMHYLTNGDEIYQTCDVLTKPEDPRFLGTCVEEIGAKCGKEIYYNIVNDKSMSKECCGKLVKMGQKCHINMAKALIRTPDMRKVDAVKFLERNLKVFFQCKNRQ; translated from the coding sequence ATGGCAGGTCTTAGCTTTTTTCTTATCTTGGTTGCTTCCATTTGTACAACTACAATAGCTTCAACCCCACCTGCTGAGATGAAATATTTGCATAAATGTGCAGAAGCTATGGGAACAGAATGTGGAAAACAAGTATACAACAAAATATTTACTTCAAATGTGACTGAAGTTACTGAAGATTGTTGTTATAAGGTTCTTCAAACAGGATATTATTGTCACACCAAAATGAGTTTATTCATTCTTCAAACAAACCCTAGGTACAAGAATGAAGAATGGATGCATTATCTTACCAATGGTGACGAAATTTATCAGACATGTGATGTCCTTACTAAACCCGAAGACCCCAGATTTTTGGGGACATGCGTTGAAGAAATAGGGGCAAAATGTGGAAAAGAAATATATTACAACATAGTGAATGATAAGAGCATGAGTAAGGAATGTTGTGGAAAGCTTGTGAAAATGGGTCAAAAATGTCATATCAATATGGCCAAGGCTTTGATTCGTACCCCAGATATGAGGAAGGTAGATGCAGTTAAATTTCTAGAAAGGAATTTGAAAGTATTTTTTCAGTGTAAAAATAGGCAATAA